TACAATAATTTAATAAAAAAATTAATGTGAAAATCGTGTAAATAGCCATATCTTTAAATATAATGGCTATGTAAATATTATATGTCAAATTAATGTCTTGGAGAAATGTGTTAATTTTAAGATGAGTTAGATATTATGTATAAGGATGAAATGATACAATTACATCAATTTTTAGTTTATGTTCTTAAGTTTTTAGCAGAAAACGATCAAATTCAAAATGACTGTAGCGAATATATGATACTCAATATAAGTCCTCATCATATTCATAAAACTAAAGCTGAACATAAGCATGCAATTTTTGTTCTTTGTAAAATAATTTCTGAAATAATCGCTGATAAAGATAATAATTCCATTCCATCTAATGTATGTAATTCTTTATCTGACTTAGTTGCTAGATCTGAAAAGGAACTAAAAACTGCTTAAATTTAAAATAAAAAAAATAGAAATGAGAGTTTTCACTTCTCATTTCCAAAAATATTTTAGTAAATTATCTATAATTCGTCTTTTCTTTTATATTCGAATTCTTTTTTTGCGTCTTCTACTTTTTTGATTTGTTCTTCTTTGAATTTTCTTTCATCGAAATTTGAACCGTTTGCCATATTTTCATCTCTTTATTTGTTACTTATAATCAAAGATAGTACCTATTACCTTAACGATGATTATAGTGTATAATGAGTACGTTTATGTATTATTTAAACATTTGTTATTGTACCTTAGAGAAGTTTAAATATAAAGTGTTTATAAATTAAGAGTAAAGGTGATTTAATGACTAAAAAAATGCTTTGCTTAATTGATGGAGAACACTATCTTCCAGTAACTCAAGAGGCAATCGATACTTTAAACAAATTGGAATACCATGATGTTAAAGCGGCTGTATTTATTGGAGGAACTGAAAAACTCAAAAACGATGATGAAGGATCTTATTCCAATATTTTGGGAGTTCCTGTAAAATTTGGTGATGGGAATGGCATTCCTTATGAATTGATCAAGAACATGATTCAAATCTATGATGTTAACACTGTTTTTGATTTGAGTGATGAACCTATTTTGGATTATGAGAAAAGATTTAAGATAGCTTGTTTGGTTTTGGAACAGAATATTACATATGAAGGGCCTGATTTTAAATTTGAACCAGTTACCCAATATGAAATAATGGAAAAACCTTCACTTAAAATCCTTGGAACAGGTAAAAGAATAGGTAAAACAGCAGTTTCCGGTTTTGTTTCAAGATTGCTTCATGAAAACGGCCACAACCCTTGTGTTGTAGCAATGGGAAGAGGCGGACCTGAAGAGCCTGAAATAGTGCATGGTGATGAAATTGAGATTTCTCCTGAATTCCTATTGGAGCAATCTGAAAAGGGAGTTCATGCAGCTAGTGATCATTGGGAAGATGCATTGATGAGTCGTATTTTAACCATAGGGTGCAGACGCTGTGGTGGGGGTATGGCTGGTGAAGTATTCTTAACCAATATGAAAAAAGGAGCCCAATTGGCAAATAAGGTCGATTCTGAGTTTGCCATTTTTGAAGGTAGTGGTGCAGCTATCCCACCTATTAAAACAAACAAGAATATAGTTCTTGTAGGTGCAAATCAGCCTATCAACAATATTGTTAAATATTTCGGACCTTATAGGATTAGCTTTGCTGACCTGGTTATCATGACAATGTGTGAGGAGCCTATGGCAAATGCTGAAAAGATAAAATATATTGAAGACGCCATTAAGGAAATTAATCCTGACGCTAAACTAATAGCTACTGTATTTAGACCAAAACCATTAGGTGATATTACAGGTAAAAACGTTTTATTTGCAACAACAGCACCAAGCAGTGTACAGCCTAAATTGGTAGAGTATCTTGAAACCAATTACGACTGCAATGTTGTTGGAATCTCTTCAAATCTGGCTAATAGGCCGCTTTTACGTGAAGACATTAAGGCCCATATTGACGATGCTGATGTTATGCTAACTGAACTTAAGGCAGCTGCCGTTGATGTGGCAACTAAGGAAGCTATTGATGGCGGTCTTGAAGTAGTCTATTGTGACAACATTCCTATTCCTTTAGATTATACCTATCCTGACCTGGAAAAATCTGTTTTAGATTTAGTACAATCAGCTATTTTTGATTTTAACAATGAGATTGAAGATTAATCTCATTTTTTTTTCATTTTTTTTATAGTGTTTTTTTGGGAAAAACTTTATATGTATGTAAGTAATTACTTACATTATGAATATTTTTGATAAAACGGAAAAAAGAATCATTGAAGCGACACTTCAAACCTTATTGGAAAACGGTTTATCTTCAACAACAACAGTAAAAATAGCTAAAAACGCTGATTTAAACGAAGTTACAATATTCAGAAGATTCAAATCAAAGGCAAATCTTTTAAAGGAAACCAAAAACTATTATCTGAATTTTGCCTTAAACGAAATTGGTAACGTTTTTAAATATGATGAAAATAAGGATTTTGACGTTTTATTAAATGAAATATTTATAGATATAATAAACTTCTTTGAAAATAATATGGATATTATACAGGTGGCCATTGACGTAAACTTTACTCTTGGAAACACTCATATTGTAGATGCAGTTACAAACAAGATAATAGATAACTTAACTAAAATTTTTGAAAATGCAATGAAGAGTAAGAAAATAAGAAAAGTAAATCCGAAAATGGCAGCTTTCAATATTTACAGCATTATTTTTCAAACATTTATTCATTGGAGAATATATGGTGGAGAACAGATACCGAATTTAGATAAGCAAATTGCTGATTTTCTTGATATGTTCCTCAATGGGATTTTAAAAGAATAAATGGTGGATTATATGGGGATAGAAAAAGTCACACATATCTTTAAAAATGATTTACATTCACTTGTAAAAAATCCTGCTGTAATGATTACAATTATTGTAATTATTATTTTACCGTCCTTATATGCGCTTTTAAATGTAGAGGCATGTTGGGATCCCTATGGAAATACTGATAATTTAGATTTTGCAATTGTTAACAATGACATTAACTCAACATATAACGGCAAGTCTTTGAACTTTGGAGATCAGGTTGTAGACGAGCTTAAGAAAAACGATGATTTTGATTGGAAATTTGTAAGTGAGGATAATGCAAGGCTTGGAGTGGAAAATGGGTCATATTATGCGGCCATCATAATTCCTGAGAACTTTACTCAGGACATATTGTCAATTGATTCTCAAAATCCATCAAAAACAAGCTTAACTTACTTGATAAATGAAAAAACCAATCCTGTCGCATCAAGAATGAGCAATAATGTAGCCAACGAAATTCAGGAAAAGATAAATTATAAGGTCATTCAAACCGTTGACAGCGTAGCATTTAAACAATTGGCACAGTTAGGTCAAGCAACCCAGCAGTCACCGTTAGTGCAACTGAACATGGTAAACGAAACAGGAGTCGACGATTATTTCTACTCACCAGTCGATATTGATCGTGAAGAGATGTTCTCTGTTGAAAATTACGGATCAGAGGTATCTCCATTTTACATAGTTCTGTCAATCTGGGTTGGATGTGTCATTTCAGTAGCTTTAATTAAAACAAGATATCTTGGCCAGTCAAAGTACACTCCTCTGGAACTCTACTTCGGAAGAATGGGATTATTCATATTGATAGCGTTGCTACAATCAACCGTTACATTAATAGGAGCATTCTGGCTTGGAATACAAATAGAAAATCCGGTGTTGTTCATTGCATTCACATACATGATTACTGTGGTGTTCATAGTATTGATTTATTCATTCGTATCTATCTTTGGAAACGCTGGAAAGGCAATAGCTATTGTATTGTTGGTGTTCCAGATATCCTCAACAAACGGTATTTATCCTGTATACGTTATGAATTCATTCCTCCAAACAATAAGTCCAGTTTTACCGATGACATATGCTATTGACTTGTTGAGAAACGCTCTTCTAGGTATGTATTGGCCTAATGCGATGCCTGACATCTATGTATTGGTTGGAATATTAATGGGAATTTTGCTAATTTCAATTTTAATAAAAGAGCTATTTGACAAAGCGGCCAATAAATTTGAACAATCACTTATTGATTCTGGACTATTCTAGAATCATTTTCTCCTTTTTTTAGTAACTTATAGTTATCTTTATAAATAATTTATTACATATTTAAATACTAATGAAAACTATAGCTGTTGGTATTGGTGAGAATAAGAATATTCTAAAAGCTATAGATAGTAATGAAAATGAAGATATTGATTTTAAATTGATCTATAATGACGAGGATTTAACTGATGCAATCTTAGATCCTGAAGTTGATGCTGTTATTAGGGGATCTTTACCTGCATCAAAGGTTATGAAAAGTTTAAAGTCAAGATTTAAGGAAAATTTTATTTTTAGGGCTACCTATATTATCGATACTGATAAAGAGTTTCTGCTGACTCCTGTTGGAATTGATGAGGGGGATTCAATAGAAAACAAACTTAAAATAGCTATGGAATGCGGTAAGTTTTTAAGAAAACAGAAAATAGAACCTAAGATTGCAGTTCTTGCTGATGGCAGGAAAGGAGATTATGGGAGAAGCTCCAGAATCAGCAACTCTATTGATGAAAGCGAAAAACTTACTGAGCTAATTAAAAAAAACACAGACTTCAATGTTGAAAATTATTATATTTTGATAGAGAGGGCTTTAAAGGACAATTGTAATGTCATAATAGCTCCAGACGGAATTTTCGGAAACGTTTTATTTAGAAGCTTGGTTCTTATTAATTCATGGCCAAGTTATGGTGCCGTGACATTCGGATTGTCAGATATTTACATAGACACTAGCAGAGACCAAAGTGAAGAAGGATATGGTCGTTCAATTGAATTAGCATATAGATTAACTAAAGTTTAAATGGGGATGGAAATGGGAGAGAATTTACTTTATAAATTTTATGAATGGAATATTTCTAGGAAATTGGATCAGGAAAAAATGCCAAAGCATGTTGCCATAATCATGGATGGTAATAGAAGGTATTCCAAGCTTCAGGGAAATATTGATGTTGTAAAAGGCCATGAGATAGGTGTTGATACCCTTGAAAGAGTATTGGATTGGACTATTGAACTTGGAATTGAAATAGTTACTGTTTATGCATTTTCCACAGAAAACTTCAACAGGCCAAAACATGAGGTTGATGGTTTGATGAATCTTTTTGTTAAGAACTTCAAACGTCTTGTTAACCATGATAAGATACATAACAATGAGGTTAAAGTTCAAGTAGTGGGAAAGCTTGATTTAATACCTGAAGATGTTCTTGAAGCGATTCATGAGGCTGAAAAGGCAACAGAACACTATGATAAGAGAATCCTTAACATAGCTATTGGCTATGATGGAAGACAGGAAATTGTCGACTCCGTCAAAAAGATTGCGGAGGATGTTAAGGATGGAAAATTGGATCCTGAAGATATTTGTGAAGATGACGTAAGCAGAAACCTTTACACTGCAGGATTGGATGATCCTAATCTCATTATCAGAACCAGTGGTGAGGAACGTTTAAGCGGATTTTTATTATGGCAATCATCCTACTCAGAGCTTTATTTCTGTGAAAGCCTATGGCCTGAACTTAGAAAGGTTGATTTTTTAAGAGCTATCAGATCCTATCAGGAAAGGGAACGTAGATTTGGTGTTTAAATTGATTGATACTCATTGTCATGTTAATTTTGAAGATTATGATGCCGATAGGGATGACGTTATAAGCCGTGCTCAAGACAAATTGGATGCCGTAATAGTTTCAGGAACCAGTCTTGAAAGCAACATCCAACTTCTGGATTTGGTTGATGAATATAAGGAATTTTTATATCCTACTTTTGGTTTTCATCCTTTAACTTCACAGGATTCAACCGAGGAAGAGTTAAAGGAAGCTCAGAATTATCTAATTGAAAATAGGGATAAATTTGTAGCCATCGGTGAAGTGGGAACCGATTATTTCTATGTTAAGGAAAAACCAATAAGGGAAAGACAAAGGGAGATTTTCAAAAGCTTTATGGATATAGCTAATGACTATAAGATTCCTTTACAGATGCACGTTCGTGACAGCGAAAGAAAGGCTTTCAATCTTCTTGAGGATTATGAGGATATTCCTTATTGCATTTTCCATTGTTATGGCGGAAGCATGAAAACCGCTCGTAGGATTATGGAGAAAGGCAATTATTACATGAGCTTTTCGACAATGGTCTGTTATTCACAACGCCATCAGGAATTAATCAAGGACATTCCTTTGGATTTTGTTTTGACAGAAACCGACAGTCCTTATCTGGCAATGACAAAAGAGGAAAGAAACGAACCTGCTAATGTAAGTCTTGCCGTTGAAAAAATAGCTGAAATAAAAGATTTGGATGTAGCTACTGTAGATGAAGTAACTACAGAAAATGCAAAAAAAGTCTTTAATATCTAATGACAGACGCTATGCATCAATAATGCTAGCTCTATCTCTTCTTGTTCTCTTTTTTCTTTATCGATTTGTGCTTGTCTGTGAAAACTTTCAGGAAGTTCTTTTCCACAGTATTGGCAGTATCGGCTGTCTTCCAATAAGTCATTATTGCAAAATGGACAATATGTCATGGAATCACCATTTATTCTACTGGAAGCAAATCTCTTTTTTTGAAAACTTCCTTAGCCGCCATGACTCCGTTGATTGCTGCTGGAAAGCCTGCATAGGCAGACATCTGCATGATAATTTCAACTATCTCTTTAGGGCTGTTTCCTGCATTCAATGCAGCTCCGATATGATCTTTTAGTTGTGGTGTTGCATGGCCTAAAGCTGTTAGTGCAGCAACTGTACATAATTCACGTGTTTTCAAATCAACTTCTTCACGAGTATAGATTTCGGAATATGGGAACTCAACGATGAATCTGCCCAAATCTGGTGCGATGTCTTCCAATTCCTTAAATATCTCTTCTATCTTATCACCATTGGTAATGCTTAAAATACTCATTCCTTTTTTGAATCTATCTTCCATTTTAACACCTATTTATTAATATCTAATTCATTTAATATAATTGTTTTTATTTTAAAGAGAAATTATTTATTTTTTATTGATAATAATTTATCATTAGCTTCAATTAAAGAAAATAGTGGTTTAAATTAAAATTAATAAAATAGATATTGAAAAAGTTAAAAATGAATATGTTTGTGAAACTTTAAATTCCAATCATTCTTTATCTTCCTTCAAATTAGATTCTGATGATTTGAATGAATATTTAAGGGATGATGCTTTAAGACATCAAAATTTTAAATTTAACATGACCAGTTTAATTTTATATCAAGGACAGGTGATTGGATATTTTACATTGTTGGCTGACTTAATTGAAATAAAGAAACTTAATATGTATGATTATAATAAAATTATTTTTAAATCACCCTTTAAGACTTTGCCTGCAGTTAAATTAGCTAGATTTGCAATTGATAAAAAATTTACCAATATTGGATTAGGAACTGAAATCCTATCTCGAATTTTGTTAAGTATTTATGACAAGTCCAATTATATTGGTATTAGATATGTAACAGTTGATGGATTTGCAAAAGCTTTTAATTTTTATACAAAAAATGGTTTAATTCCATTTAAAAAGGAAGAACAAAAACTAAATAAAATAAATAAAATTATTAAAAAAGATCCAGAAAAAACTATTTCATTATATTTTGATTTATATAATTATAAAAAATTCCTGATGTTATTAATGCCATATTATATTTAAAAAATTTTTTTAGCTTTTTTCATTCTTTCAAACATTTTTATCTGTTCTTTGCTTGGAGGTTGATTCATTCTTTTTAAAAATTCGATTGCATCTTCCCCTTCTAAAACAGGGGTTGGTTCAATAGGTCTTGCCATGATTCAGTCTCCTTTATTTTTACTTGTTAGTTATTGTGTATAATGCTGATGTTTTAAGTAATTTTTCTTACTTTTAAGAGCAATTTTCTTGGTTTAAAGCAATTTTTCATTTATGAATACCAAATTAATATATACACTTTATTATAAACTTATATTTATTCAAATAAATTGACAAAAGGTTTAATAATGGTAGCTATAACAAAAGAAGAGGGCTTGAAAGAAGCTAAAAAATTGGTTGAAAAGTTTGAATTAAATGAAGATTTATATAAAAATGACAAATACAATGAGGAACAATTAAAGACAGAGTTTTTAAACCCTTTTTTCAAAGCATTGG
This genomic interval from Methanobrevibacter sp. contains the following:
- a CDS encoding UPF0058 family protein; the protein is MYKDEMIQLHQFLVYVLKFLAENDQIQNDCSEYMILNISPHHIHKTKAEHKHAIFVLCKIISEIIADKDNNSIPSNVCNSLSDLVARSEKELKTA
- a CDS encoding 2,3-diphosphoglycerate synthetase, with translation MTKKMLCLIDGEHYLPVTQEAIDTLNKLEYHDVKAAVFIGGTEKLKNDDEGSYSNILGVPVKFGDGNGIPYELIKNMIQIYDVNTVFDLSDEPILDYEKRFKIACLVLEQNITYEGPDFKFEPVTQYEIMEKPSLKILGTGKRIGKTAVSGFVSRLLHENGHNPCVVAMGRGGPEEPEIVHGDEIEISPEFLLEQSEKGVHAASDHWEDALMSRILTIGCRRCGGGMAGEVFLTNMKKGAQLANKVDSEFAIFEGSGAAIPPIKTNKNIVLVGANQPINNIVKYFGPYRISFADLVIMTMCEEPMANAEKIKYIEDAIKEINPDAKLIATVFRPKPLGDITGKNVLFATTAPSSVQPKLVEYLETNYDCNVVGISSNLANRPLLREDIKAHIDDADVMLTELKAAAVDVATKEAIDGGLEVVYCDNIPIPLDYTYPDLEKSVLDLVQSAIFDFNNEIED
- a CDS encoding TetR/AcrR family transcriptional regulator, with protein sequence MNIFDKTEKRIIEATLQTLLENGLSSTTTVKIAKNADLNEVTIFRRFKSKANLLKETKNYYLNFALNEIGNVFKYDENKDFDVLLNEIFIDIINFFENNMDIIQVAIDVNFTLGNTHIVDAVTNKIIDNLTKIFENAMKSKKIRKVNPKMAAFNIYSIIFQTFIHWRIYGGEQIPNLDKQIADFLDMFLNGILKE
- a CDS encoding YhgE/Pip domain-containing protein; this encodes MGIEKVTHIFKNDLHSLVKNPAVMITIIVIIILPSLYALLNVEACWDPYGNTDNLDFAIVNNDINSTYNGKSLNFGDQVVDELKKNDDFDWKFVSEDNARLGVENGSYYAAIIIPENFTQDILSIDSQNPSKTSLTYLINEKTNPVASRMSNNVANEIQEKINYKVIQTVDSVAFKQLAQLGQATQQSPLVQLNMVNETGVDDYFYSPVDIDREEMFSVENYGSEVSPFYIVLSIWVGCVISVALIKTRYLGQSKYTPLELYFGRMGLFILIALLQSTVTLIGAFWLGIQIENPVLFIAFTYMITVVFIVLIYSFVSIFGNAGKAIAIVLLVFQISSTNGIYPVYVMNSFLQTISPVLPMTYAIDLLRNALLGMYWPNAMPDIYVLVGILMGILLISILIKELFDKAANKFEQSLIDSGLF
- the mtxX gene encoding methanogenesis marker protein Mmp4/MtxX, with the translated sequence MKTIAVGIGENKNILKAIDSNENEDIDFKLIYNDEDLTDAILDPEVDAVIRGSLPASKVMKSLKSRFKENFIFRATYIIDTDKEFLLTPVGIDEGDSIENKLKIAMECGKFLRKQKIEPKIAVLADGRKGDYGRSSRISNSIDESEKLTELIKKNTDFNVENYYILIERALKDNCNVIIAPDGIFGNVLFRSLVLINSWPSYGAVTFGLSDIYIDTSRDQSEEGYGRSIELAYRLTKV
- the uppS gene encoding polyprenyl diphosphate synthase, which produces MGENLLYKFYEWNISRKLDQEKMPKHVAIIMDGNRRYSKLQGNIDVVKGHEIGVDTLERVLDWTIELGIEIVTVYAFSTENFNRPKHEVDGLMNLFVKNFKRLVNHDKIHNNEVKVQVVGKLDLIPEDVLEAIHEAEKATEHYDKRILNIAIGYDGRQEIVDSVKKIAEDVKDGKLDPEDICEDDVSRNLYTAGLDDPNLIIRTSGEERLSGFLLWQSSYSELYFCESLWPELRKVDFLRAIRSYQERERRFGV
- a CDS encoding TatD family hydrolase, translated to MIDTHCHVNFEDYDADRDDVISRAQDKLDAVIVSGTSLESNIQLLDLVDEYKEFLYPTFGFHPLTSQDSTEEELKEAQNYLIENRDKFVAIGEVGTDYFYVKEKPIRERQREIFKSFMDIANDYKIPLQMHVRDSERKAFNLLEDYEDIPYCIFHCYGGSMKTARRIMEKGNYYMSFSTMVCYSQRHQELIKDIPLDFVLTETDSPYLAMTKEERNEPANVSLAVEKIAEIKDLDVATVDEVTTENAKKVFNI
- a CDS encoding zinc-ribbon domain-containing protein, whose amino-acid sequence is MTYCPFCNNDLLEDSRYCQYCGKELPESFHRQAQIDKEKREQEEIELALLMHSVCH
- a CDS encoding carboxymuconolactone decarboxylase family protein codes for the protein MEDRFKKGMSILSITNGDKIEEIFKELEDIAPDLGRFIVEFPYSEIYTREEVDLKTRELCTVAALTALGHATPQLKDHIGAALNAGNSPKEIVEIIMQMSAYAGFPAAINGVMAAKEVFKKRDLLPVE